The following proteins are encoded in a genomic region of Indicator indicator isolate 239-I01 unplaced genomic scaffold, UM_Iind_1.1 iindUn_scaffold_163, whole genome shotgun sequence:
- the LOC128980413 gene encoding Golgi apparatus membrane protein TVP23 homolog B-like, which yields MLRQDSSDDIEDVSLFDADDDVSRRSKKSKIRHPVASFFHLFFRVSAVVVYLLCELLTSSFIACMVTIILLLSCDFWTVKNVTGRLMVGLRWWNQVDDDGRSHWVFEARKVNSWGNKTSSEAESRIFWLGLISCPMIWVIFAFSALFSFKVKWLAVVVMGVVLQGANLYGYIRCKVGSRKNLTSMATNYLGKQFLRQTVAKEDQPTS from the exons ATGCTCCGGCAG GACAGCAGTGATGACATTGAAGATGTGTCTCTCTTTGATGCAGATGATGATGTGTCCAGGAGATCCAAAAAGTCCAAAATAAG GCACCCAGTGGCCTCCTTCTTCCACTTGTTCTTCCGAGTCAGTGCCGTAGTTGTCTACCTGCTCTGTGAGCTCTTAAccagcagcttcattgcctgCATGGTGACAATCATCCTCCTCCTGTCCTGTGACTTCTGGACTGTTAAG AATGTCACAGGGAGATTGATGGTTGGCCTTCGCTGGTGGAACCAGGTGGATGATGATGGTAGGAGTCACTGGGTGTTTGAAGCTAGGAAGGTAAATTCctgg gGGAACAAAACCTCATCAGAAGCAGAGTCCAGAATTTTCTGGTTGGGCTTAATTTCCTGTCCTATGATCTGGGTGATCTTTGCCTTCAgtgctctcttctctttcaaagtGAAGTGGTTG GCAGTGGTTGTGATGGGAGTGGTGCTTCAGGGAGCCAACCTTTATGGTTACATCAGGTGTAAAGTGGGCAGCAGAAAGAACTTGACAAGCATGGCCACCAACTATCTGGGGAAGCAGTTCCTGCGGCAG ACTGTGGCTAAAGAGGACCAACCAACATCCTGA
- the LOC128980415 gene encoding F-box/WD repeat-containing protein 10-like: MTLPATKPGAAGTRQRQAGCQPSGMCFRSPNTKEAPGAKDSSALLSLSNRSVPLAPAPLQAPSNATQHKDFIRCLPPHLSMSILGLLDQKSLKACAAVNRFWAFLAKEVEKERACQSMVQEKIQYLQGLCPRGAVINYAKIVDVTIPQLNKEGEVTRVKDNDSESQVKVGWKEEEEDNLQAAYHDIKTDTVQLEERNIFCGCYNIRVLLDQTDRSRVIHYDGGDLVATGSADRQVRFLDLAPERREVLPVLSGHVGSIKALFLNEKKGSVLSTGFDLSIRYWDIYSGACLKIFHGHSGTVTCLDLHEEHFVSGARDGTLKVWDLELGKCLRTLKHGSPVWAVRMDGHRLISGCERGRVKVWSADKGALIKTLEGHQGPVKCMTFDQWHLVTGSADGYVLGWSMLGKLKRCLTAFRHPKEVLSLQFLYLRVISGCADGKIRIFNYLTGSCLKVLTASSRGDPASAFCVAEDRMVINTPTSLLLYEFEDVWWDYTLDTDREVVGKTKRFLGNYSTKWLQLQQAQEDLSQLHHLGGEAQAEDDARPQITLNHQKKKTSSCTISPYKFLLTISTLQNTRREAQGSSGTKHAARDRETWRSPRQTLLGSPWRFQRQSYLGYTWKAPRQITLGYPWKPPRDHHPSEAQSNKTSLLSRKDQSVQLQYVRLQSGSSTLTRFSVPFETKPLQLKMDSSLYGPAVKSSIPPPSVVRPKSSGLLQGKKGPSDQGEVPLQEDEEELIDPFMASSKLIRSTRVIMAQMPNQATCRRKSVFCPRAADFCEFRLLTGKQEEENAAAAAAQYQAHQTKLREDEQRARRKAWLRKIKGLPVDSFPGEGKTAAPELGYKPFL; encoded by the exons ATGACGTTGCCTGCGACCAAGCCGGGGGCTGCGGGGACCCGGCAAAGACAAGCAG GATGCCAACCATCAGGAATGTGCTTCCGGTCCCCAAACACCAAGGAGGCTCCTGGTGCCAAGGacagctcagctctcctgtcccTGAGCAACCGAAGTGTTCCCCTGGCTCCTGCACCTCTCCAGGCACCCTCTAATGCCACCCAGCACAAGGACTTCATTCGCTGCCTGCCACCCCACCTCTCCATGTCCATCCTGG GGCTTTTGGACCAGAAGTCCCTCAAGGCCTGTGCTGCTGTCAACAGGTTCTGGGCTTTCCTGGCCAAAGAGGTGGAGAAGGAGCGTGCTTGTCAAAGCATGGTGCAGGAGAAGATCCAATATTTGCAG GGGCTGTGCCCTCGAGGAGCAGTTATAAACTATGCTAAAATAGTTGATGTGACAATTCCCCAGCTAAACAAAGAGGGTGAGGTCACCAGAGTGAAAGACAACGATTCAGAAAGCCAAGTGAAGGTAGGTTGGAAG gaggaggaggaagacaaCTTGCAGGCAGCCTATCATGATATCAAAACTGACACAGTCCAGCTGGAAGAGAGAAATATCTTCTGTGGCTGCTACAACATTCGTGTCCTCTTGGACCA aacAGACCGCAGCAGAGTCATCCATTATGATGGGGGAGACCTGGTGGCCACTGGCTCTGCAGACCGACAGGTGAGGTTTCTTGACCTGGCACCAGAAAGGAGagaagtgctgcctgtgctctctggCCATGTTGGCAGCATCAAGGCACTCTTCCTCAACGAGAAGAAAGGCTCTGTCCTCAGCACAGGCTTCGACCTCAGCATcag GTATTGGGATATATACAGTGGTGCCTGCCTGAAGATCTTTCATGGGCACTCTGGGACAGTCACCTGCTTGGATTTACATGAAGAGCACTTTGTGTCAGGAGCCAGAGATGGCACATTGAAAG TGTGGGACCTGGAGCTGGGGAAATGTCTGAGGACCCTGAAGCATGGCAGCCCTGTCTGGGCAGTCAGGATGGATGGGCACCGTCTCATCAGTGGCTGTGAGAGAGGGAGGGTGAAGGTCTGGAGTGCTGACAAAGGTGCTCTTATCAAA ACACTGGAGGGGCACCAAGGGCCAGTGAAGTGCATGACCTTTGATCAGTGGCACCTGGTCACGGGAAGCGCCGATGGATACGTCCTGGGATGGAGCATGTTGGGAAAGCTCAAGAGATGCCTCACAGCTTTCCGCCACCCCAA ggaagtgctgtCCCTGCAGTTCCTCTACCTGAGAGTCATCAGTGGCTGTGCAGATGGAAAGATTCGAATATTCAACTACCTGACTGGAAGCTGCCTCAAGGTGctgacagccagcagcagaggggaccCTGCATCTGCCTTCTGTGTAGCAGAAGACAG GATGGTGATCAATACTCCAACCAGTCTGCTGCTGTACGAGTTTGAGGATGTCTGGTGGGACTATACCCTGGACACTGACCGAGAGGTGGTGGGGAAGACCAAAAGGTTCCTTGGGAATTACAGTACCAAatggctccagctccagcaagcACAGGAGGACCTCAGCCAGCTGCACCACCTCGGTGGGGAGGCACAAG CTGAAGATGATGCCAGGCCACAAATCACTTTGAatcatcagaagaaaaaaacttcCAGTTGTACCATCTCCCCTTACAAGTTCCTCTTAACGATCAGCACCCTGCAGAACACCAGGAgggaagctcagggcagctctgGTACTAAGCATGCTGCAAGAGACAGGGAAACATGGAGATCTCCAAGGCAAACCTTACTGGGCTCTCCATGGAGGTTTCAAAGGCAAAGCTACTTGGGATACACATGGAAAGCTCCTAGGCAAATCACATTGGGATATCCATGGAAACCCCCCCGGGATCACCACCCTAGCGAGGcacaaagcaacaaaacctcTCTGCTAAGCAGGAAGGATCAATCAGTGCAGCTCCAGTATGTCAGGCTACAGAGTGGTTCTTCAACTCTGACAAGGTTTTCTGTACCCTTTGAAACCAAACCACTGCAGCTCAAGATGGACAGCTCTTTGTATGGACCTGCTGTGAAgtcctccatccctcctccctccGTTGTACGTCCCAAGAGCTCTGGCTTGCTGCAAGGGAAGAAAGGTCCCAGTGACCAGGGTGAAGTCCCTCTccaggaagatgaggaggagcTCATTGATCCCTTTATGGCTTCTTCGAAACTGATCAGATCCACACGTGTGATAATGGCCCAAATGCCAAACCAAGCAACCTGCAGGAGAAAATCAGTCTTCTGCCCACGTGCTGCAGACTTCTGTGAGTTCAGGCTTCTGAcagggaagcaggaggaggagaacgcagcagctgctgcagctcagtacCAGGCACACCAGACCAAGCTCAGagaagatgagcagagagcaCGCAGGAAGGCTTGGCTGAGGAAAATCAAAGGCTTGCCTGTAGACTCCTTCCCTGGGGAGGGGAAAACAGCTGCTCCTGAACTTGGGTACAAACCATTCCTCTGA